In Solanum pennellii chromosome 7, SPENNV200, the following are encoded in one genomic region:
- the LOC107026488 gene encoding triphosphate tunel metalloenzyme 3 isoform X2: MEVEVKLRLPDSSAHQKVLSLFSSHHKKTHHQRNTFFDGAAGELSSRRAVLRLRFYENSENVKCMVCLKAKAVIIDGVSRVEEDEEELDPKIGYECVSNPRKLMEVDSRVLKRAREEFHVGEEGFIGLGGFKNVRNVFEWCGVELEVDETMYDFGTCYEIECESLEPEKVKAMIEAFLKDNDIDYSYSEVSKFATFRAGKLP, from the coding sequence ATGGAGGTTGAAGTGAAGCTCAGGTTGCCTGATTCATCAGCACATCAGAAGGTGCTATCACTTTTCTCATCGCACCACAAAAAAACACACCACCAGCGTAACACTTTCTTCGATGGCGCTGCCGGCGAGTTGAGCTCGCGCCGGGCTGTTCTCCGGCTTCGATTCTATGAGAACTCGGAGAACGTGAAATGCATGGTGTGTCTCAAGGCTAAAGCTGTAATTATCGACGGTGTTAGTCGAGTGGAAGAGGATGAAGAGGAATTAGATCCGAAAATTGGATATGAATGTGTTTCTAACCCTAGAAAACTGATGGAGGTAGATTCTAGGGTTTTGAAAAGGGCAAGAGAGGAATTTCATGTTGGGGAAGAAGGGTTTATTGGATTGGGTGGGTTTAAGAATGTGAGGAATGTGTTTGAGTGGTGTGGTGTGGAATTGGAGGTAGATGAGACTATGTATGACTTTGGGACTTGTTATGAGATTGAATGTGAAAGCTTGGAGCCAGAGAAAGTTAAAGCAATGATTGAGGCATTCTTGAAGGACAATGACATTGATTACAGCTATTCAGAAGTGTCAAAGTTTGCTACTTTCCGGGCCGGAAAGTTGCCTTAG
- the LOC107026488 gene encoding triphosphate tunel metalloenzyme 3 isoform X1, which produces MEVEVKLRLPDSSAHQKVLSLFSSHHKKTHHQRNTFFDGAAGELSSRRAVLRLRFYENSENVKCMVCLKAKAVIIDGVSRVEEDEEELDPKIGYECVSNPRKLMEVDSRVLKRAREEFHVGEEGFIGLGGFKNVRNVFEWCGVELEVDETMYDFGTCYEIECESLEPEKVKAMIEAFLKDNDIDYSYSEVSKFATFRAGKLP; this is translated from the exons ATGGAGGTTGAAGTGAAGCTCAGGTTGCCTGATTCATCAGCACATCAGAAGGTGCTATCACTTTTCTCATCGCACCACAAAAAAACACACCACCAGCGTAACACTTTCTTCGATGGCGCTGCCGGCGAGTTGAGCTCGCGCCGGGCTGTTCTCCGGCTTCGATTCTATGAGAACTCGGAGAACGTGAAATGCATGGTGTGTCTCAAGGCTAAAGCTGTAATTATCGACGGTGTTAGTCGAGTGGAAGAGGATGAAGAGGAATTAGATCCGAAAATTGGATATGAATGTGTTTCTAACCCTAGAAAACTGATGGAGGTAGATTCTAGGGTTTTGAAAAGGGCAAGAGAGGAATTTCATGTTGGGGAAGAAGGGTTTATTGGATTGGGTGGGTTTAAGAATGTGAGGAATGTGTTTGAGTGGTGTGGTGTGGAATTGGAGGTAGATGAGACTATGTATGACTTTGGGACTTGTTATGAGATTGAATGTGAAAGCTTGGAGCCAGAGAAAGTTAAAGCAATGATTGAGGCATTCTTGAAGGACAATGACATTGATTACAGCTATTCAGAAGTGTCAAAGTTTGCTACTTTCCGGGCCGGAAAGTTGCCTTA G
- the LOC107026498 gene encoding nucleolin-like isoform X2: MEVKSFSSDVAAFGKIVVNSVLEAVVAETLLVTQRSVASLLMVGCLLKDGAPLSELATVAPSSEFVSIAPLSELISPDRRFPFEALSQKNQACTENKDGSDTEDDNDDDDGDAEDQDDDDDANDEDFSGEEGGDDEEEEGDPEEDPAANGNEGSDDEDDDDDDDGDEGADDDDDDDCDEEEEEDEEEDEDQPPAKKRK, encoded by the exons atggaGGTGAAAAGTTTCAGCTCTGATGTAGCAGCTTTTGGGAAAATAGTGGTGAACTCTGTTCTTGAAGCTGTTGTTGCTGAGACCCTTTTGGTTACTCAGAGATCTGTTGCTTCTCTGCTCATG GTGGGATGTTTGCTGAAGGATGGTGCTCCATTGTCAGAGTTGGCAACCGTTGCTCCATCGTCAGAGTTTGTAAGCATTGCTCCATTGTCGGAGTTGATAAGCCCTGATAGAAG GTTTCCCTTTGAGGCGCTTAGTCAAAAGAACCAAGCTTGTACCGAGAACAAAGATGGCAGCGATACAGAGGATGATAATGACGACGATGATGGAGATGCTGAGGATCaggatgacgatgatgatgcaAACGACGAAGACTTCTCAGGTGAAGAAGGGGGAGatgacgaagaagaagaaggagatcCTGAGGAGGATCCTGCGGCTAATGGCAACGAAGGAAGTGATGACgaagatgatgatgacgacgacgatggtGATGAGGGGgctgatgacgacgacgatgatgattgtgatgaggaagaggaagaagacgAGGAGGAAGACGAGGATCAACCACCTGCtaaaaagagaaagtga
- the LOC107026498 gene encoding nucleolin-like isoform X1: MEVKSFSSDVAAFGKIVVNSVLEAVVAETLLVTQRSVASLLMVVGCLLKDGAPLSELATVAPSSEFVSIAPLSELISPDRRFPFEALSQKNQACTENKDGSDTEDDNDDDDGDAEDQDDDDDANDEDFSGEEGGDDEEEEGDPEEDPAANGNEGSDDEDDDDDDDGDEGADDDDDDDCDEEEEEDEEEDEDQPPAKKRK, from the exons atggaGGTGAAAAGTTTCAGCTCTGATGTAGCAGCTTTTGGGAAAATAGTGGTGAACTCTGTTCTTGAAGCTGTTGTTGCTGAGACCCTTTTGGTTACTCAGAGATCTGTTGCTTCTCTGCTCATGGTG GTGGGATGTTTGCTGAAGGATGGTGCTCCATTGTCAGAGTTGGCAACCGTTGCTCCATCGTCAGAGTTTGTAAGCATTGCTCCATTGTCGGAGTTGATAAGCCCTGATAGAAG GTTTCCCTTTGAGGCGCTTAGTCAAAAGAACCAAGCTTGTACCGAGAACAAAGATGGCAGCGATACAGAGGATGATAATGACGACGATGATGGAGATGCTGAGGATCaggatgacgatgatgatgcaAACGACGAAGACTTCTCAGGTGAAGAAGGGGGAGatgacgaagaagaagaaggagatcCTGAGGAGGATCCTGCGGCTAATGGCAACGAAGGAAGTGATGACgaagatgatgatgacgacgacgatggtGATGAGGGGgctgatgacgacgacgatgatgattgtgatgaggaagaggaagaagacgAGGAGGAAGACGAGGATCAACCACCTGCtaaaaagagaaagtga